In the genome of Leguminivora glycinivorella isolate SPB_JAAS2020 chromosome 21, LegGlyc_1.1, whole genome shotgun sequence, one region contains:
- the LOC125237461 gene encoding uncharacterized protein LOC125237461, with protein MSESDWSIDSDWSIDGDTVSPSDTEDECSASSATPSLLQWSNDIQPAKICPFKMKPGLKESCGKTPVDFFKLLFNRSLSEFLVNNINNHALKLLNQNVQNQQGRRFKQVTLNEFYVFLGLLLNVGTMNADVIDATQPLVEDPEEYMSPVRFMFILKCLNFEHELPGKTDKMSKISHMIDYFNIMMKKVVHPTRVLCIEKSITVLCYENVYILTDEFGLALKLAVYQSEQKPGPHVAKTLLEDKLDVGHSVYMSEDYNSLELTRFLINRKTYVTGPIKRKRFGVLKEVKDKKLEKGEKIVKYNTDGICVAKWRERREVIMVSSEHNGEWKEYIDTYRQKNKRPSCVLEYNKYKDSPEKHEEMLGQYYCSILCGEKTRANNRFKILGVHILEMLVLNAYILYNKYGGQAMSLIDFRTIVVKHLLSHGKRVRV; from the exons ATGTCGGAGAGTGACTGGAGTATAGACAGCGACTGGAGTATTGATG GTGACACAGTGAGCCCATCAGACACTGAAGACGAATGCTCAGCCTCTTCAGCGACGCCATCGTTGCTGCAATGGAGCAACGACATCCAACCCGCTAAAATATGCCCCTTCAAAATGAAGCCAGGTCTTAAGGAGAGCTGCGGCAAGACTCCCGTAGACTTCTTCAAGCTACTGTTCAATAGATCGTTATCCGAGTTtctagtaaataatataaacaatcACGCACTGAAACTCCTAAACCAGAATGTCCAGAATCAACAAGGTAGACGCTTTAAGCAGGTAACACTGAACGAGTTTTACGTTTTCCTCGGGTTACTTTTGAATGTAGGAACTATGAATGCGGATGTAATTGATGCAACGCAGCCGCTTGTTGAAGACCCCGAGGAATACATGAGCCCTGTTAGATTTATgttcattttaaaatgtttgaattTCGAACACGAGCTGCCTGGGAAGACTGATAAGATGTCTAAAATCTCTCATATGATAGATTACTTCAATATTATGATGAAAAAAGTCGTTCATCCAACAAGGGTGTTATGTATAGAAAAGTCAATCACTGTGCTTTGTTATGaaaatgtatacatattaaCAGATGAGTTCGGATTAGCGCTAAAATTGGCAGTTTATCAATCAGAACAGAAACCCGGTCCTCACGTGGCGAAGACTTTGCTAGAAGATAAATTAGACGTCGGCCATTCCGTGTACATGAGTGAAGATTACAATTCTCTTGAATTAACCAGGTTCCTAATAAATAGAAAGACTTATGTAACAGGACCGATTAAGCGTAAAAGGTTCGGAGTTTTAAAAGAAGTTAAAGATAAAAAGTTAGAAAAGGGGGAGAAGATAGTTAAGTACAATACCGACGGGATCTGCGTAGCGAAATGGAGGGAGCGACGTGAAGTTATAATGGTGTCTTCGGAGCACAATGGGGAATGGAAAGAGTATATAGACACGTACAGACAGAAGAACAAGCGTCCTTCTTGCGTGTTGGAGTACAACAAGTACAAAGATAGCCCTGAAAAGCATGAAGAGATGCTGGGGCAGTATTACTGCAGTATCCTGTGCGGCGAGAAGACACGAGCGAATAACAGGTTCAAGATATTGGGAGTCCATATTCTGGAGATGTTGGTATTGAACGCTTACATCTTGTATAACAAGTACGGAGGGCAAGCGATGTCGTTGATAGATTTCAGAACGATTGTTGTGAAGCATCTGTTGTCGCATGGGAAGCGGGTCCGCGTTTGA